One Halopelagius inordinatus genomic region harbors:
- a CDS encoding COG1470 family protein: MKKELLIAALVVLSALPVVAAQTQSNSLDAPAVDTDAAAQTTAVASESAAGSASSDDAEWNYTNLYVDSENGYLDLKPGESEEFSVVVENEENDSVTVDPHLYVPPTSQDELDDSWVEIDGDTDIAAGEEAEFTVTVSVPEDAEIGRYSGMIAFTDERITYPGRPPRPVHAAQVGVEVWKEPTVRIRSETYVRGQVEAGDSITNEIVVENTGDSAVPLSPELADERSHCRGSGCPLALDPSWVDIDAPSELSPGETATVSITLSPPADAERGRYDTQVDLGLKDPARDERNTHWQEVDLNYVVWRQPSEPFETSVEVSERADDLTLTLSPRSAHYSTGADDGDAAAFDVQFVSPSGETVDAERVRVSDNGHVDLGRSQPRATNDGEYAVRDGGTEFVYRVDDPEAGTWDVKITPHNAIGFSYELVREESSDDETSESTDGTAAESSSE; encoded by the coding sequence ATGAAAAAGGAACTCCTGATAGCGGCACTGGTAGTGCTGAGCGCGCTACCGGTCGTCGCGGCCCAGACCCAGTCGAACAGTCTCGACGCGCCCGCCGTCGATACGGACGCGGCGGCCCAGACGACGGCCGTCGCCTCCGAATCCGCGGCCGGGTCCGCGTCGAGCGACGACGCGGAGTGGAACTACACGAATCTGTACGTCGATAGCGAGAACGGCTATCTCGACCTGAAACCCGGCGAGAGCGAGGAGTTCTCCGTCGTCGTCGAGAACGAGGAGAACGACTCGGTCACGGTGGACCCGCACCTGTACGTCCCGCCGACGAGTCAGGACGAACTCGACGACTCGTGGGTAGAGATCGACGGCGACACCGACATCGCCGCCGGCGAGGAAGCCGAGTTCACGGTGACGGTATCGGTCCCCGAGGACGCCGAGATAGGCCGTTACAGCGGGATGATAGCGTTCACCGACGAGCGCATCACCTACCCCGGTCGCCCGCCGCGTCCGGTCCACGCGGCCCAGGTCGGCGTCGAAGTCTGGAAGGAGCCGACCGTGCGGATACGCTCGGAGACCTACGTCCGCGGACAGGTCGAGGCCGGCGATAGCATCACGAACGAGATAGTGGTGGAGAACACCGGCGACTCCGCGGTCCCGCTGAGCCCGGAACTCGCGGACGAACGCAGTCACTGCCGCGGGAGCGGGTGCCCGCTGGCGCTCGACCCCTCGTGGGTCGACATCGATGCCCCGAGCGAACTCTCGCCCGGCGAGACGGCGACCGTGAGTATCACGCTATCGCCCCCGGCGGACGCAGAGCGCGGTCGGTACGACACGCAAGTTGACCTCGGTCTGAAGGACCCCGCGCGCGACGAGCGGAACACCCACTGGCAGGAGGTGGACCTCAACTACGTGGTCTGGAGGCAGCCCTCCGAACCGTTCGAGACGAGCGTCGAGGTGAGTGAGCGAGCGGACGACCTCACGCTGACCCTCTCGCCGCGGTCCGCGCATTACTCGACCGGCGCGGACGACGGCGATGCCGCGGCGTTCGACGTGCAGTTCGTGAGTCCGAGCGGAGAGACAGTCGACGCCGAACGCGTCCGCGTGAGCGACAACGGCCACGTCGACCTCGGCCGGAGTCAGCCTCGGGCGACGAACGACGGCGAGTACGCCGTTCGAGACGGCGGCACGGAGTTCGTCTACCGCGTCGACGACCCCGAAGCGGGGACGTGGGACGTGAAGATAACGCCGCACAACGCCATCGGATTCAGCTACGAACTCGTCCGCGAGGAGTCGAGCGACGACGAGACGAGCGAATCGACGGACGGTACCGCCGCCGAGTCGTCGAGCGAGTAA
- a CDS encoding excinuclease ABC subunit C yields the protein MDRSRVRTRANDLPTEPGVYQFYEDDTVLYVGKAVNVRDRVRSYADPRGARIGQMVERADRIDFAVTDTETQALLLEANLIKRHQPRYNVRLKDDKSYPLVQLTDHPVPRIEVTRDPQEGATVFGPFTDKGRVETVVKALRETYGVRGCSDHKYANRARPCLDYEMGLCTAPCTGEISEADYREDVSSVVRFFEGETGILADPLRRAMESAAQEENFERAANLRDKLDAVESFHGAGEEAVAARTDERAVDVLGVAVEGDSATVARLHSERGQLVDRSSHRLDAPEGGDRSAAVLSAFLTQYYAERTLPDAVLLSERPDDDDVTAWLNAEGVSVRVPGAGREAKLVELALKNARRGPNRNDELGALADALGLSSVSRIEGFDVSHAQGTAVVGSDVCFVEGSAEKSDYRRKKLPDRNDDYANMRELVRWRAERAVSGRDDRPDPDLLLIDGGDGQLGAALDAIGEVGWDVPAVALAKEEELVITEDRVYDWPANAPHLHVLQRVRDEAHRFAVQYHQTLRDEVKTVLDDVPGVGTKTRRALLRRFGSVENVRGASVSDLADVPGVGAKTAETLKQRL from the coding sequence ATGGACCGAAGTCGCGTCAGAACGCGCGCGAACGACCTCCCGACGGAGCCGGGGGTCTACCAGTTCTACGAGGACGACACCGTCCTCTACGTCGGAAAGGCCGTGAACGTCCGCGACAGGGTGCGGTCGTACGCCGACCCCCGCGGGGCGCGAATCGGCCAGATGGTCGAACGCGCCGACCGGATCGACTTCGCCGTCACCGACACCGAGACGCAGGCGCTTCTCCTCGAAGCGAACCTGATAAAGCGTCACCAACCGCGGTACAACGTCCGCCTGAAGGACGACAAGTCGTATCCGCTCGTCCAGTTGACGGACCACCCCGTGCCGCGAATCGAGGTGACCCGAGACCCCCAAGAGGGCGCGACGGTGTTCGGCCCGTTCACCGACAAGGGAAGAGTCGAGACGGTGGTGAAAGCCCTCCGAGAGACGTACGGCGTCCGCGGGTGTTCGGACCACAAGTACGCGAACCGCGCGAGGCCGTGTCTCGACTACGAGATGGGTCTCTGTACCGCCCCCTGTACGGGCGAGATTTCGGAGGCGGACTACCGCGAGGACGTGTCCTCGGTCGTCCGGTTCTTCGAGGGCGAGACGGGTATCCTCGCGGACCCCCTGCGCCGGGCGATGGAATCCGCAGCACAGGAGGAAAACTTCGAACGCGCGGCGAACCTGCGCGACAAACTCGACGCGGTCGAGTCGTTTCACGGCGCGGGCGAGGAGGCGGTGGCCGCGCGGACGGACGAACGCGCCGTGGACGTTCTCGGCGTCGCAGTCGAGGGCGACTCGGCGACGGTGGCCCGCCTGCACAGCGAACGTGGGCAACTCGTCGACCGGTCGAGCCACCGCCTCGACGCGCCCGAGGGCGGGGACAGAAGCGCCGCCGTCCTCTCGGCGTTTCTCACGCAGTACTACGCCGAACGGACGCTACCGGACGCCGTCTTGCTCTCGGAACGCCCCGACGACGACGACGTGACGGCGTGGTTGAACGCCGAGGGCGTCTCCGTCCGGGTTCCGGGGGCCGGACGCGAGGCGAAACTGGTCGAACTCGCGCTGAAGAACGCCAGACGCGGGCCGAATCGAAACGACGAACTCGGCGCACTCGCGGACGCACTCGGGCTCTCGTCGGTTTCGCGCATCGAGGGGTTCGACGTGAGTCACGCCCAAGGCACCGCCGTCGTCGGAAGCGACGTCTGCTTCGTCGAGGGGTCCGCAGAGAAGTCCGACTACCGCCGAAAGAAACTCCCGGACCGGAACGACGACTACGCGAACATGCGCGAACTCGTCCGCTGGCGGGCCGAACGCGCCGTCTCCGGCCGCGACGACAGGCCGGACCCAGACCTCCTCCTGATAGACGGCGGCGACGGCCAACTCGGCGCGGCACTCGACGCCATCGGGGAAGTCGGATGGGACGTGCCCGCCGTCGCCCTCGCGAAAGAGGAGGAACTCGTCATCACCGAAGACAGGGTGTACGACTGGCCGGCGAACGCGCCGCATCTGCACGTCCTCCAACGCGTGCGCGACGAGGCGCACCGCTTTGCCGTCCAGTACCACCAGACTCTCCGCGACGAGGTGAAGACGGTGTTAGACGACGTGCCGGGCGTCGGCACGAAGACGAGGCGGGCCCTTCTCCGACGGTTCGGGAGCGTCGAGAACGTCCGCGGCGCGTCGGTGAGCGACCTGGCGGACGTGCCGGGTGTCGGCGCGAAGACGGCCGAGACGCTGAAGCAACGGCTGTAA
- a CDS encoding DUF7344 domain-containing protein gives MVPSTAESPHRLLAADRRRDVLAVLADSDRPLTRRELARRVVTRTRDDGASPDDHSDRPVDEAEVALHHRHLPPLLDAGVVAKRENDRFAATEAGRGLHRAERAFRAALGDAAGDGRTGRQMRSDDVEELGSSVRRNPDR, from the coding sequence ATGGTCCCCTCCACAGCCGAAAGTCCCCACAGACTGCTCGCGGCCGACAGGCGGCGCGACGTCCTCGCGGTTCTGGCCGACTCGGACCGTCCGTTGACGCGGCGGGAACTCGCTCGTCGCGTGGTCACGCGGACGAGAGACGACGGGGCGTCCCCGGACGACCACTCCGACCGACCGGTCGACGAGGCGGAGGTAGCCCTCCACCACCGCCACCTTCCGCCGTTACTCGACGCGGGCGTGGTCGCGAAACGCGAGAACGACCGATTCGCCGCGACGGAGGCGGGGCGTGGCCTCCACCGGGCCGAACGCGCGTTCAGGGCGGCCCTCGGCGACGCCGCGGGAGACGGCCGGACGGGCCGCCAGATGCGGTCCGACGACGTCGAGGAACTCGGGTCGTCGGTCCGTCGAAACCCCGACCGGTGA
- a CDS encoding ABC transporter ATP-binding protein, producing MAAIELHGVTKRYEDVTAVSDLSLTVEEGEVFGFLGPNGAGKSTTINVLLDFVRATEGTVRVLGHDAHAESVAVRSRTGVLPEGFDVYDRLTGRAHIEFAIDSKEVEADPDAVLERVGIADAADRKAGGYSKGMRQRLALGMALVGDPDLLVLDEPSSGLDPAGAKEMRDIVSEEAERGTTVFFSSHVLEQVEAVCDRVGIMREGELVAEDTIEGLREAVGTESTLRVTTAGDAIPDTDALTALDGVSSVSTDGETLLVSCDSDAKTAVIGELESQGVEVTDFETREASLEDLFLAYTGQDDETADGAEVRA from the coding sequence ATGGCCGCCATCGAACTACACGGGGTGACGAAGCGGTACGAAGACGTCACCGCCGTCTCTGATCTCTCTCTCACGGTCGAAGAAGGGGAGGTATTCGGCTTTCTCGGGCCGAACGGAGCGGGAAAATCGACCACTATCAACGTCCTCTTGGACTTCGTCCGCGCGACGGAGGGGACGGTTCGCGTCCTCGGACACGACGCTCACGCCGAGAGCGTCGCGGTCAGGTCGCGCACGGGCGTCCTCCCCGAGGGGTTCGACGTCTACGACCGCCTCACCGGTCGGGCGCACATAGAGTTCGCGATAGACTCGAAGGAAGTCGAAGCCGACCCGGACGCCGTCCTCGAACGCGTCGGCATCGCCGACGCGGCGGACAGGAAGGCCGGGGGGTACTCGAAGGGGATGCGGCAACGCCTCGCTCTCGGGATGGCTCTCGTCGGCGACCCCGACCTCCTCGTGTTGGACGAACCCTCCTCGGGTCTCGACCCCGCCGGAGCGAAGGAGATGCGCGACATCGTCTCGGAGGAGGCCGAACGCGGTACGACGGTGTTTTTCTCCAGTCACGTCCTCGAACAGGTCGAAGCCGTCTGCGACCGCGTCGGCATCATGCGCGAAGGCGAACTCGTCGCAGAAGACACCATCGAGGGGCTTCGCGAGGCGGTCGGAACGGAGTCGACGCTCCGGGTCACCACCGCGGGCGATGCCATCCCCGACACCGACGCTCTCACCGCCCTCGACGGCGTCAGTTCGGTCTCCACCGACGGCGAGACGCTCTTGGTCTCCTGTGACAGCGACGCGAAGACGGCCGTCATCGGCGAACTGGAATCCCAAGGCGTCGAAGTGACCGACTTCGAGACGCGCGAGGCGTCGCTCGAAGACCTCTTTCTCGCCTACACCGGACAAGACGACGAGACGGCCGACGGCGCGGAGGTTCGCGCATGA
- a CDS encoding ABC transporter permease, with amino-acid sequence MTWRAVARKDFQDAIRSRWLFGATAFFVLFVGGATALFFGLLLPPGARDASNLFGFFANLGVFSLSFPGLLALILGFIGLSTSYGAVIDERESGSLKLMLSLPNSRRDVVVGKLLGRSAVVAVALLAGFLAAFVGFVATGTTVDYGAFVPHVALTVLLGVAFVSIGLGISAAADSGREATLATLGLYLIFGILWSSIAEGIPKLLNYAATEAPFLSPLENLTRVKIGLFLKYVNPLKTYETLAAQVYYGAEQARLVSAAFGEQAVLGPLFQESMPFYFTGWFLMLVLLAWIVVPVALGYLVFERQDL; translated from the coding sequence ATGACGTGGCGCGCAGTCGCGCGAAAGGACTTCCAAGACGCCATCCGGTCGCGGTGGCTGTTCGGCGCGACGGCGTTCTTCGTGCTCTTCGTCGGCGGGGCCACCGCCCTGTTCTTCGGTCTACTCCTCCCTCCGGGGGCGCGGGACGCGTCGAACCTGTTCGGCTTCTTCGCGAACCTCGGCGTCTTCAGCCTCTCGTTCCCCGGTCTGCTGGCACTCATCCTCGGGTTCATCGGTCTCTCTACGTCCTACGGCGCTGTCATCGACGAACGCGAGTCGGGCTCTCTGAAGCTGATGCTCTCGCTTCCGAACTCGCGGCGTGACGTCGTCGTCGGCAAACTCCTCGGTCGGAGCGCCGTCGTCGCCGTCGCCTTGCTCGCGGGCTTTCTCGCCGCCTTCGTCGGCTTCGTAGCGACCGGAACCACGGTCGATTACGGCGCGTTCGTCCCGCACGTCGCTTTGACCGTCCTCCTCGGCGTCGCCTTCGTCTCCATCGGCCTCGGCATCTCCGCCGCTGCCGACTCCGGACGGGAGGCGACGTTGGCGACGCTCGGTCTCTACCTCATCTTCGGCATCCTCTGGTCGTCGATCGCGGAGGGTATCCCGAAACTCCTCAACTACGCTGCGACGGAGGCCCCCTTCCTCTCGCCTCTCGAAAATCTCACGCGGGTTAAAATCGGCCTGTTCCTGAAGTACGTCAACCCGCTGAAGACGTACGAGACGCTCGCTGCGCAGGTGTACTACGGTGCCGAGCAGGCGCGTCTCGTCTCGGCGGCCTTCGGCGAACAGGCCGTTCTCGGCCCACTGTTCCAAGAGAGCATGCCGTTTTACTTCACCGGGTGGTTCCTGATGCTCGTCCTGTTGGCGTGGATCGTGGTCCCGGTCGCTCTCGGCTACCTCGTCTTCGAGAGACAGGACCTCTGA
- the ligA gene encoding NAD-dependent DNA ligase LigA, with protein MSEQSSGDVDGQTAYADADNPYLTDPDTDFEPVESLSREAAATQAARLRAAVREHDYRYYVAATPLVADRTYDELFSRLRELEAEFGFDDEASPTRRVGGEPLDELETVEHVTPMLSIDHSVDADDVREFDRRVRDEVGDAAYVCEPKFDGLSLEVVYRDGEFERAATRGDGVRGDDVSRQVRTIRSVPLTLRGDAPDFLAVRGEVYMPRDAFREHNRARVESGEEPFANPRNAAVGTLRQLDPSVTADRPLSVFFYDVLDASAVPETQWETLSRLDAWGLPTNERVERVEDVADAIDYRDGLLADRESLNYEIDGTVLKVDAREKRDRLGATSRAVRWAFAYKFPARSEVTTVTDVVVQVGRTGRLTPVALLDPVDVGGVTVSRASLHNPEEIARLGVNVGDEVRVRRAGDVIPDVAEVVEKRADGTYEFPEECPVCGSPVERDGPIAYCTGGLQCDAQLVRAVGHYASRGALDIEGLGEERVEQLVEAGLVSELADLYRLDAAELAELDGWGKKSAENLVSEIADARTPTLSDFLTALGVPDVGAATARNLAREFGALDGVMDATEEELRAVDDVGPTVAERIRDFFGNEKNRDAVEALLDAGVEPEATATESDGGDELAGLTFVFTGSLSVTRTEAQEVVERHGATATGSVSGNTDYLVVGEDAGRTKRDDADENDVPELDEEEFAAFLAEREIDYPPE; from the coding sequence ATGAGCGAGCAGTCGTCCGGCGACGTAGACGGACAGACGGCGTACGCCGACGCGGACAATCCGTACCTCACCGACCCCGATACGGACTTCGAACCGGTCGAGAGCCTCTCGCGCGAGGCGGCGGCGACGCAGGCGGCGAGGCTTCGCGCCGCCGTGCGCGAACACGACTACCGATACTACGTCGCGGCCACCCCTCTCGTGGCCGACCGGACGTACGACGAACTGTTCTCCCGCCTGCGGGAACTCGAAGCCGAGTTCGGCTTCGACGACGAGGCGAGTCCGACGCGGCGCGTCGGCGGCGAACCCCTCGACGAACTGGAGACGGTCGAACACGTCACGCCGATGCTCTCTATCGACCACTCCGTCGATGCAGACGACGTCCGCGAGTTCGACCGGCGGGTCCGAGACGAGGTGGGCGACGCCGCGTACGTCTGCGAACCGAAGTTCGACGGCCTCTCTCTGGAAGTCGTCTACCGCGACGGCGAGTTCGAACGGGCGGCCACCCGCGGCGACGGCGTCCGCGGCGACGACGTGTCGCGACAGGTCCGAACCATCCGGTCCGTGCCGTTGACGCTCCGCGGTGACGCCCCCGACTTCCTCGCGGTTCGCGGCGAGGTGTACATGCCGCGCGACGCCTTCCGCGAACACAACCGAGCGCGGGTCGAATCGGGAGAGGAACCGTTCGCCAACCCGCGGAACGCCGCCGTGGGGACGCTTCGCCAACTCGACCCCTCGGTCACCGCGGACCGACCGCTCTCCGTGTTCTTCTACGACGTCCTCGACGCGTCGGCGGTTCCGGAGACGCAGTGGGAGACGCTCTCGCGACTCGACGCGTGGGGACTCCCGACGAACGAACGGGTCGAACGCGTCGAGGACGTCGCGGACGCAATCGACTACCGAGACGGACTGTTGGCCGACCGGGAGAGCCTGAACTACGAGATAGACGGGACGGTGCTGAAGGTGGACGCCCGCGAGAAGAGAGACCGACTCGGCGCGACGAGTCGGGCCGTTCGCTGGGCGTTCGCCTACAAGTTCCCCGCTCGGTCCGAAGTGACGACGGTCACGGACGTGGTGGTGCAGGTGGGTCGAACGGGCCGTCTCACCCCCGTCGCGTTGCTGGACCCGGTGGACGTCGGCGGCGTCACCGTCTCGCGGGCGTCGCTACACAACCCAGAGGAGATAGCCCGCCTCGGCGTGAACGTCGGCGACGAGGTGCGGGTCCGACGCGCGGGCGACGTCATCCCCGACGTGGCCGAAGTCGTCGAGAAGCGCGCCGACGGAACCTACGAGTTCCCCGAGGAGTGTCCCGTCTGCGGCAGTCCGGTCGAACGGGACGGCCCCATCGCCTACTGTACCGGCGGACTGCAGTGCGACGCGCAACTGGTCCGCGCCGTCGGTCACTACGCGAGCAGAGGCGCACTCGACATCGAGGGACTGGGCGAGGAGCGCGTCGAACAACTCGTCGAGGCGGGTCTGGTGTCTGAACTGGCGGACCTCTACCGCCTCGACGCCGCGGAACTGGCCGAACTCGACGGGTGGGGAAAAAAGAGCGCGGAGAACCTCGTCTCGGAGATAGCCGACGCTCGGACGCCGACGCTCTCGGACTTTCTCACCGCCCTCGGCGTCCCCGACGTCGGCGCGGCGACGGCGCGGAACCTCGCCCGCGAGTTCGGCGCGTTGGACGGCGTGATGGACGCGACGGAGGAGGAACTCCGCGCGGTGGACGACGTGGGACCGACCGTCGCAGAGCGGATACGCGACTTCTTCGGCAACGAGAAGAACCGCGACGCCGTCGAGGCTCTCCTCGACGCGGGCGTCGAACCGGAGGCGACGGCGACCGAATCGGACGGCGGCGACGAACTGGCGGGACTCACGTTCGTGTTCACCGGGTCGCTGTCCGTGACGAGAACGGAGGCACAGGAGGTGGTCGAACGCCACGGCGCGACTGCGACGGGGAGCGTCTCGGGCAACACGGACTACCTCGTCGTCGGCGAGGATGCGGGGCGGACGAAGCGAGACGACGCCGACGAGAACGACGTGCCCGAACTGGACGAAGAAGAGTTCGCCGCGTTCCTGGCCGAACGGGAAATCGACTACCCGCCGGAGTGA
- a CDS encoding HEAT repeat domain-containing protein, whose amino-acid sequence MPKGSGETDVRIGIAYDATVYDRIRGGDADPPTSVCLVVGGREVGRGRDHLRWHLGQLMSAASALLDGESAVVEFFEESEEFRFEPDGDAVETWFASDPGPEKPELTYPDGTVPDAVGDDAATEPDRSERVLADRRALVAEILSVVETFCDAVAETNPTLAESVADLRAETQSLHLAAAEFDAWGLPVRLLDTVAEPGSAARETRGGNVAATPDESRERRRTLVTSGGARVGVYDPDGRAEAAERGSRAVARIWLAEPTVGSAVGEADRRATLSDVSVGIDSGAEAFEWSGTRFRGEVVSVADGRAILDVGEGTVAFDPSDLPTVAVGDRLTVRAGRTDLRGLDVVTGPSAGDWSEDRLRGALSDRENRADAAAELARRGVRSAVPALVEALDDPLSASDRRAVVRALDVLSDPRAVDALVARLADDDEAVRRAAATALSTIGDPDALDALFDAASAETDGATRDAVVRAAREVDPTAAMDRFADVLRTSDDPRLRETVVRVLRVTDGDRAHELVVEALGDDDPSVVREAISVVRWDDDERAVPGLLRRLTDDDPDVRQEAAGAFAELGARAEHFQDGAELSEATRERVVEALIRRLDDPVSAVRSWAMEALGAQAHPNAVGPLCAAYGEESELRWNAVAALGRIGDPRAIPTVVAALDDDDPSVRRRACRASARLETTAATSPLCDRATTDPSADVRREAIDALGRLGEADARVVTAMESVLGDAPTPLRRAAVTALGRLGGPKARRLLREAAENDPSESVRERAKTGLE is encoded by the coding sequence ATGCCGAAGGGGTCCGGTGAGACGGACGTGCGCATCGGTATCGCGTACGACGCCACGGTGTACGACCGAATCCGCGGGGGAGACGCAGACCCGCCGACGAGCGTTTGCCTCGTCGTCGGGGGACGGGAGGTGGGGCGCGGGAGAGACCACCTCCGGTGGCATCTCGGTCAACTGATGTCCGCGGCGTCGGCCCTCCTCGACGGCGAGTCGGCGGTCGTCGAGTTCTTCGAGGAGAGCGAGGAGTTCCGCTTCGAACCCGACGGCGACGCCGTCGAGACGTGGTTCGCCTCCGACCCCGGACCCGAGAAACCGGAGTTGACGTACCCCGACGGAACGGTCCCGGACGCCGTCGGCGACGACGCGGCGACCGAACCGGACCGCTCCGAACGGGTGCTCGCGGACCGGCGCGCACTCGTCGCCGAGATTCTCTCGGTCGTCGAGACGTTCTGCGACGCGGTGGCCGAGACGAACCCGACCCTCGCAGAGAGCGTCGCCGACCTCCGCGCGGAGACGCAGTCGCTCCACCTCGCCGCCGCGGAGTTCGACGCGTGGGGCCTCCCCGTTCGCCTCCTCGATACGGTCGCCGAACCGGGTTCGGCGGCCCGCGAGACGCGGGGCGGAAACGTCGCCGCGACGCCCGACGAGAGCCGAGAGCGCCGCCGGACCCTCGTCACGTCCGGGGGCGCGAGAGTCGGCGTCTACGACCCGGACGGACGCGCTGAGGCCGCCGAAAGAGGGTCGCGCGCCGTCGCGCGAATCTGGCTCGCAGAGCCGACGGTCGGCAGCGCCGTTGGCGAGGCGGACCGGCGGGCGACGCTCTCGGACGTGAGCGTCGGCATCGACTCCGGCGCAGAGGCCTTCGAGTGGAGCGGAACCCGCTTTCGCGGCGAGGTGGTCTCGGTCGCCGACGGCCGCGCGATACTCGACGTGGGCGAGGGAACCGTCGCGTTCGACCCGAGCGACCTCCCGACGGTCGCCGTCGGCGACAGACTCACCGTCCGCGCCGGACGGACGGACCTCCGCGGTCTCGACGTGGTGACTGGGCCGTCGGCCGGAGACTGGTCGGAGGACCGCCTCCGGGGGGCGCTATCGGACCGCGAGAACCGCGCCGACGCGGCGGCGGAACTCGCCCGACGCGGCGTTCGGTCGGCGGTGCCCGCCCTCGTCGAGGCGTTGGACGACCCGCTCTCGGCGTCGGACCGGCGAGCGGTCGTCCGCGCACTCGACGTTCTCTCGGACCCCAGAGCGGTCGACGCCCTCGTCGCCAGACTCGCGGACGACGACGAGGCGGTTCGGCGGGCCGCCGCGACGGCCCTCTCGACCATCGGCGACCCCGACGCACTCGACGCTCTCTTCGACGCCGCGAGCGCCGAGACGGACGGGGCGACGAGAGACGCCGTCGTCCGCGCGGCGCGCGAGGTGGACCCGACGGCGGCGATGGACCGCTTTGCGGACGTGCTCCGAACGAGCGACGACCCGAGACTCAGAGAGACTGTGGTGCGCGTCCTCCGCGTCACCGACGGGGACCGCGCGCACGAACTCGTCGTCGAAGCGTTGGGCGACGACGACCCGTCGGTGGTCCGCGAGGCCATCTCGGTGGTCCGCTGGGACGACGACGAACGCGCCGTCCCGGGACTGCTCCGGCGGTTGACCGACGACGACCCCGACGTCCGACAGGAGGCCGCCGGGGCGTTCGCCGAACTCGGCGCGCGGGCCGAACACTTCCAAGACGGCGCGGAACTGTCCGAGGCGACGCGGGAACGCGTGGTGGAGGCGCTCATCCGGCGATTGGACGACCCCGTCTCCGCCGTCCGGTCGTGGGCGATGGAAGCGCTCGGCGCGCAGGCGCATCCGAACGCGGTCGGTCCGCTCTGTGCGGCGTACGGCGAGGAGTCCGAACTCCGGTGGAACGCCGTCGCGGCACTCGGCCGCATCGGCGACCCGAGAGCGATTCCGACGGTGGTCGCCGCCCTCGACGACGACGACCCGAGCGTCCGACGGCGGGCGTGTCGCGCGAGCGCGAGACTCGAAACGACGGCGGCGACGTCACCGCTCTGTGACCGCGCGACGACGGACCCGAGCGCCGACGTTCGCCGCGAGGCCATCGACGCTCTCGGACGTCTGGGCGAGGCGGACGCGCGCGTCGTGACGGCGATGGAGTCGGTGTTGGGCGACGCTCCGACGCCGCTTCGCCGCGCGGCGGTGACCGCACTCGGCCGCCTGGGCGGGCCGAAGGCGCGCCGACTGCTCCGCGAGGCGGCGGAGAACGACCCGAGCGAGTCCGTCCGCGAACGGGCGAAGACCGGACTGGAGTAG